In the Mycolicibacterium thermoresistibile genome, one interval contains:
- a CDS encoding group III truncated hemoglobin, with translation MEVSTDLRDRADIERLLRRFYGRALHDDVLHGPFTDLRARGLDAHIPVMCDFWETVLFRAGRYRGSALTAHRHIHTEHSLTGERFARWLTLWQATVDEMFRGPVADRAKLQAGRIAWAMHRRLNGTDSPLLDAYLGRGAA, from the coding sequence GTGGAGGTTTCCACAGATCTGCGGGACCGCGCCGATATCGAGCGGTTGCTGCGCAGGTTCTACGGGCGGGCCCTGCACGACGACGTGCTCCACGGGCCGTTCACCGATCTCCGCGCACGCGGCCTCGACGCGCACATCCCGGTGATGTGCGACTTCTGGGAGACCGTGCTGTTCCGGGCGGGCCGGTACCGCGGGAGTGCGCTCACCGCGCACCGCCACATCCACACCGAGCACTCGTTGACCGGCGAGCGGTTCGCCCGCTGGCTGACGCTGTGGCAGGCCACCGTCGACGAGATGTTCCGCGGCCCGGTGGCGGACCGGGCCAAACTGCAGGCCGGCCGGATCGCCTGGGCGATGCACCGCCGCCTCAACGGCACCGACTCCCCGCTGCTCGACGCCTACCTGGGGCGTGGCGCGGCCTGA
- the otsB gene encoding trehalose-phosphatase, which translates to MRTTKVSALPSALDDDTVRSRLAGRRPAVFLDYDGVLTPIVDRPEEAVLSEPMRATVRALAERHPVCIITGRDRAVVQHLMGVDDLAVAGSHGFDIWTPQHGSISSDRIDAHAELIATVTERLREAVGTLPGVQVEPKRASVAVHYRLAVREDARRVGEAVQQLLEQFGDELALTPGKMVYELKPNIDWHKGKAVLHLIEVLGLDGDDVVPLYLGDDITDEDAFRALQEHGNGIGIFVGHPDDPEVADRDTAAQFLLHSVDDVQRFLTELAR; encoded by the coding sequence ATGCGAACCACCAAAGTGAGCGCGCTGCCGTCGGCGCTGGACGACGACACCGTCCGATCCCGGCTGGCGGGCCGCCGCCCGGCGGTCTTCCTCGACTACGACGGGGTGCTCACCCCGATCGTCGACCGGCCCGAGGAGGCCGTGCTGTCCGAGCCGATGCGGGCCACGGTGCGCGCGCTGGCCGAGCGGCACCCGGTGTGCATCATCACCGGCCGGGACCGCGCCGTGGTGCAACACCTGATGGGGGTCGACGATTTGGCCGTGGCCGGCAGCCACGGCTTCGACATCTGGACGCCGCAGCACGGATCGATCTCCAGCGACCGCATCGACGCCCACGCGGAGTTGATCGCCACGGTGACCGAGCGGCTGCGGGAGGCGGTCGGGACGCTGCCGGGGGTGCAGGTCGAACCCAAACGCGCCTCGGTCGCGGTGCACTATCGGCTGGCCGTCCGGGAGGACGCCCGGCGCGTCGGCGAAGCGGTGCAGCAGCTGCTCGAGCAGTTCGGTGACGAGCTGGCGCTCACCCCAGGCAAGATGGTCTACGAGCTGAAACCGAATATCGACTGGCACAAGGGAAAGGCGGTGCTGCACCTGATCGAGGTGCTCGGCCTCGACGGGGACGATGTGGTGCCGCTGTACCTCGGTGACGACATCACCGACGAGGACGCGTTCCGAGCGCTACAGGAACACGGCAACGGCATCGGCATCTTCGTCGGCCACCCCGACGATCCGGAGGTCGCCGACCGCGACACCGCCGCGCAGTTCCTGCTCCACTCCGTCGACGACGTGCAGCGGTTCCTCACCGAGCTGGCCCGGTGA
- a CDS encoding general stress protein, whose amino-acid sequence MTHPSGSGAPGPTHTRAQSPQSGQPQPGQHCVASFDDYAGAQRLVDRMSDGGFPVQYLRIVGDDLRTVEHVTGRMTKARAALVGAGSGAWFGLLIGLLLSIFAVGPMWLWVWLIATAIGAFWGAVFGFVAHWSTGGERDFSSIKSLVAQRYDVYVPTEYADAAARFVQSVQPGRSAPAG is encoded by the coding sequence ATGACACACCCATCGGGGTCGGGGGCGCCGGGTCCGACCCACACCCGGGCCCAGAGCCCCCAGTCCGGCCAGCCCCAGCCCGGCCAGCACTGCGTCGCCTCGTTCGACGACTACGCGGGTGCGCAGCGCCTCGTCGACCGGATGTCCGACGGCGGGTTCCCGGTCCAGTACTTGCGCATCGTCGGTGACGATCTGCGGACCGTCGAACACGTCACCGGCCGGATGACCAAGGCCCGCGCCGCGCTGGTCGGGGCGGGCAGCGGAGCCTGGTTCGGGCTGCTGATCGGGCTGCTGCTGAGCATCTTCGCGGTGGGCCCGATGTGGCTGTGGGTGTGGCTGATCGCGACGGCGATCGGCGCGTTCTGGGGTGCGGTGTTCGGGTTCGTCGCGCACTGGTCCACCGGCGGCGAACGGGATTTCTCCAGCATCAAAAGCCTTGTCGCACAGCGCTACGACGTCTATGTGCCGACCGAGTACGCCGACGCGGCGGCCCGCTTCGTGCAGTCGGTGCAGCCGGGACGGTCCGCCCCGGCGGGCTAG
- a CDS encoding amidohydrolase family protein — translation MRPEDLILVSIDDHVVEPPDMFLRHVPAKYRDEAPIVVTDENGVDQWMYQGRPQGVSGLNAVVSWPPEEWGRNPARFAEMRPGVYDVHERVRDMNRNGILASMCFPTFTGFSARHLNMHREHVTLIMVSAYNDWHIDEWAGSYPGRFIPIAILPTWNPEAMCAEIRRVAAKGCRAVTMPELPHLEGLPSYHDEDYWGPVFRTLSEENVVMCLHIGTGFGAISMAPDAPIDNMIILATQVSAMCAQDLLWGPAMRNYPDLKFAFSEGGIGWIPFYLDRCDRHYTNQKWLRRDFGDKLPSDVFREHSLACYVTDKTSLKLRHEIGIDIIAWECDYPHSDCFWPDAPEQVHAELRAAGADDFDINKITWENSCRFFSWDPFEHTPRAEATVGALRAKATDVDTTIRSRAEWAQLYEQKQQFAQA, via the coding sequence CTGCGCCCCGAGGACCTGATTCTCGTCAGCATCGACGACCACGTCGTGGAACCGCCCGACATGTTCCTGCGCCACGTCCCGGCCAAGTACCGAGACGAGGCGCCGATCGTCGTCACCGACGAGAACGGTGTCGACCAGTGGATGTATCAGGGCCGGCCGCAGGGCGTCAGCGGGCTCAACGCGGTGGTGTCCTGGCCACCGGAGGAGTGGGGCCGCAACCCGGCCCGGTTCGCCGAGATGCGTCCCGGGGTCTACGACGTTCACGAACGGGTCCGCGACATGAACCGCAACGGGATCCTGGCGTCGATGTGCTTCCCGACCTTCACCGGGTTCTCCGCGCGGCACCTCAACATGCACCGCGAGCACGTCACGCTGATCATGGTGTCGGCCTACAACGACTGGCACATCGACGAATGGGCCGGTTCGTATCCGGGCCGGTTCATCCCGATCGCGATCCTGCCCACCTGGAATCCCGAGGCGATGTGCGCCGAGATCCGCCGGGTCGCCGCCAAGGGGTGCCGGGCGGTGACCATGCCCGAACTGCCGCACCTGGAGGGCCTTCCGAGCTACCACGACGAGGACTACTGGGGCCCGGTGTTCCGGACCCTGTCCGAGGAGAACGTGGTGATGTGCCTGCACATCGGAACCGGATTCGGGGCGATCAGCATGGCGCCGGACGCGCCGATCGACAACATGATCATCCTGGCCACCCAGGTGTCGGCGATGTGCGCCCAGGATCTGTTGTGGGGCCCGGCGATGCGCAACTATCCGGACCTGAAGTTCGCGTTCTCCGAGGGCGGCATCGGCTGGATCCCGTTCTACCTGGACCGCTGCGACCGGCACTACACCAACCAGAAGTGGTTGCGCCGCGACTTCGGCGACAAGCTGCCGTCGGACGTGTTCCGGGAGCATTCGCTGGCGTGCTACGTCACGGACAAGACGTCGCTGAAGCTGCGGCACGAGATCGGCATCGACATCATCGCCTGGGAGTGCGACTACCCGCACAGCGACTGCTTCTGGCCCGATGCTCCCGAGCAGGTGCATGCCGAACTGCGGGCGGCCGGCGCGGACGACTTCGACATCAACAAGATCACCTGGGAGAACTCCTGCCGGTTCTTCAGCTGGGACCCGTTCGAGCACACCCCGCGGGCCGAGGCCACCGTCGGCGCGTTGCGGGCCAAGGCGACCGACGTCGACACCACGATCCGGTCGCGGGCCGAATGGGCGCAGCTCTACGAGCAGAAGCAGCAGTTCGCCCAGGCGTAG